GCCGTAACACTCGAGGGTTTCAGTCTGCGCAGCGCGGTTACCGAGATTCTGGAGATTCTGGTCCGCGAACACAATGACATCGAAAACTGCTCCGTGCTGCTGTACGATCCGGCGGAAAACCTGCTCCGGCTGCTGGCGGCCAGGGGCGCCGTCGATCTGTTGGGGGAACAAACCGGTCCGTATAATAGAAATCTCACCTTCAGGATTGGAGAAGGAATAGCAGGGCGCGTATTCGCCGAGAACAGACCTCGATTCTGGGACGAGACTTCTTCCGACCCCGGACTTCTCAAACGGAATTCCGGCTCGTTCACCCCTCCGGCCCTGGCGTGTCTGCCGTTGTCGACCAGGGATCAGACCATTGGAGTGCTGAACGTTTCCTTTGGAACTCCCGAGCCTCTGCCTTCCCATCGCAAGCGAGATCTCTCCATCATGAGCGGCGTTGTGGCCAACATCGTTCAGACCCTGTTGCTCAGGTGCGAGGTTGACGAGAAATCGGCTTCACTCCACGCCAAGGTGCTGGAATGCGAGCGGGAGATCATCGACCGACTCCGGGTGGAAGAAGACCGGGAACGCTTAATAGGAGAGCTTCAAAACGCCCTTGCCGAAGTCAAGAGATTGAGCGGCCTTCTGCCGATTTGTGTGAACTGCAAGAAAATACGGAACGACGAAGGGTATTGGGAACAGGTCGAGTCCTACATCCGTAAACATTCCGAGGCCGAATTCAGCCACGGAATCTGCCCCGAATGCGCCAAAGTGCTCTATCCCGAGTTCAGGTCTTCGCACTCCGAATAACGTCGTTGCATCGAGGCGACCCGTCCGCGTCCGTTAAATAAGGCGCGGGCCGGCCTGAACCGCCTATTCGCGGCCCATCATCCCCCCTCGAGAAGACCGACGATTTCTTCCGTTTTGAAGAGCCTTCCCTGAGACACCACGACGCCGCCGATCACCATGGCGGGACTGAGCAATAGTCCGAATTCCCGGAGCACGTCTTCCGATAGGATCCAACGCTTCTTGATTTCGGCTTCCACTCCGGCATCGGCCACGGCCTTCTTGACGTTTTCAAACAGTTTGGTGCAGATCTCGCACGGCGGCTGAATGGCGATCACCTCGATCCGGATCAACGTCGCACCTCCGAATTTGCGGAACGGTACACCTGCCACACGGTGTGGCGCCGGTACGGTCGGGCTTCATCCCCCCGCCGCCGAGCGGTCGTTTCCCGGGTAGGATAAACGCCGACCCCGGCAAGTACGGATGTGTCTTCACACGTCATCGCCCGCCGGTCCCGGCGGGGCATCCAACATTCCTTGAATTTCTCCGGATTCCGGATCTCGCTGCGTTCGTCCGGAATGACGTCTTTGAAATCGCGTACCGTATCGGGAGCCCCTGTCCTTCCGGCAATCCCACCACTTAAACTCCTTCACGGATGATGTGAGGAGGATTTGGATACGCGGGACTGAAGCACTGCAGGTTCACGATGTCAAACCGGAGGCCCGATCGCCGGCAGACTCCGGCAATCGAATCACGCACCACGGCGTCCAGCTCGTCCGGATCGATTTTCACCCTCGCGTTGAGCACCAGACTGACCTGACGCCGCTCTCCCAGCGGGTCGCCGCTGACGGCCGGTTCTTCGCCCAGATGGGTGACATTGGCCCAAAGCGCCTTTCCCCCGGCCGTAATGACCAGCTTCAAATGCCCTATCTCCGCGTCTCTCTCCCGGAAAGCCTCCGCCAGGGATTCCGTCAGAGCAAGGGCAAACGCGTTCACATCAAACGATTCGTCCGCGGAGACCTTAACCGCTGCATTCAACCAGCCCAGGACCGCCTCGGCGGTGGCATACCGATCATAATCGATCTGTTTGAGGACGGTGTTCGCTCCGGGCGCGGCGGAAAGGAGATGCTCCAACCAGTCATCCATGCCCTCGCCCTCCCGGGCCGACACCGCCTTCACGGATTTCTCCGTGAAACGTTCTTCCAGAGCGCACACCAGCCTGTCTCTCTCATCGCCTCCGAGAAGGTCAATCTTGTTGAGAACGATGACGTCCGCCTCTTCCAACTGCTTTTGAAACAGGTAGGAAACCTCTTCGGGAAACGATGTCCGGGTTTCACCCAACAGCAGCTCGCGCATTCGAGCCGGATCCACCATGGTCGAGAACGGTGCAAACCTGAAGGCGTCCCTGTAACGAATCTTTATGGGATTGGCCACTGCAGCCACGAAGTCGGTGCAACTTCCCACCGGCTCGCCCATCAGCACGTCCGGGTGGTGGGCGAGTATCTTCTCCATCTGAATGATGAGGTCGTCGAACTTGCAGCAGAAACATCCTTCGACCACCTCTTCCACAGGAACGCCCAGCTCCGTGAGCATCCGTCTCGCAATGACCGTATCCACCAAGTTCTCGCTCTGATCGTTGGTGACGATCCCCACCCGCATGCCGCGCCGGATCAACCGCTTGGCCAAACCCGCCAGGGCCGTGGTTTTGCCGGAGCCTAGAAAGCCGCCCGCGAAAACCAATTTGACGGGTTTTTCCACCGTCAGTCCTTTGTGACCGTCCATGTTGAGTCCTTTTTTCTTTGCACTTGAAATCTCAACAGCCTTGCCGTGCTTCCACCGTTGCCGGAATTGCATGGGATGAATCGAACACCTGCGAGAGCTTTCGGTGTTTTTGGGGGAAAGAACCGGTGGATTGTGAAATCTTACCATGGAAGCGCGTTTCTCTCAACGTTTAGCAGAGTCTTCTCCCGCATACGGATGTCCCTTCCCGTAGCTGCCGGTCATCAGAACCTGGAGCGCCTGATCGCGTGGTTCAACATGCGCCGGAGCCGTATCACCGGCGGGTACATCGGCGACCATAAACAGGTCCGGCGGTTTCGGAACTCCTTGAAGCCGCGCAACCCTATCGACATCCATGCTGTAAAGAAAAGAGGGGATATTCCCGGCGTCGTGCCGGGAAAGGTCCGGGAGACCGTCTACGACGTGGTGGGAAAAGGTCCATGCCCGGCGGAATGACTACCAGACCGTGGAAATCCGAAACCTCTTCCGTGCTGACACATGTGTTAGATGTTTCTTCGTCAGTTAACGTCCCAACAGGGCCAACCGCTATCTGATTAGTGTTAAGTTGGAAAGTTTCTTGCTTTACCTGACACATATGTTAGATATTGTCTTTTAAGTGAACGATCCAACAGGGCCAACTTTTATTTGAGCACCGAATATGCGGTTTTTCTCCCCGTGCGACGCGCATCATCTATAGTTTGCAGACGCGCAGCGAGAATATGCACCTACACTTCAGAAGCTCTCTAAGCTGCCCAGGTGCTTCCGTTTTTCAACTCTACCCTCTCGAGGCCTCTCGGCTCTCCGGGGTTTTATGCATTTTGTGTTGAAGCCGGACAGCTTGTTTGTTTCTCGCTTTTCTTTGTCTCTTTACTTTTAAAGATCGGACGTTTCCTGAAAAAGTTTAACTCATTTTTTCAGAAGACAAAAAATGAGTTCTCCGCCTGCCACGAAAACCACGGGGCGGGGCTTCTTCCCCTCAAAATACCCTATCAGGCTGTTGAAAAACGCGATCTGCGGCGTTGCGCTTCATCCCTCGTCACTGCGACGTACTCTATGTACGCCTCACTCCTCGGGATTTGCGCGCCTTGCATCTCATCCTTTTTCAACGGGCTGCTGTGGGGGCCGCTGTCCTACTTTCTCGTCCGATTGACAGTACATGACTCCTGATTATGTTACGGACAGATCAGCGAGGAAGCGTATTGGGCTGAAACCTGCAAAGCGCTGAGATGTTCGTTCCGGCCGATTCCGGCGAACGACTCTCAGCCCATCCGAAAAATAGAGATCGATGCGCTTTCAACAGCTTGATCGAAAGCAAACGAAAGGAGTTGATCCGGAATGGAAGAAAGAATGAAAGTATCTCCGGAC
The sequence above is a segment of the Deltaproteobacteria bacterium genome. Coding sequences within it:
- a CDS encoding GAF domain-containing protein — translated: MIDPVEVEGLVQENRRLKEQLGDLKTENEKLVGQNRGLFDILPNMGIRLESSVRMLSTISQLTAVTLEGFSLRSAVTEILEILVREHNDIENCSVLLYDPAENLLRLLAARGAVDLLGEQTGPYNRNLTFRIGEGIAGRVFAENRPRFWDETSSDPGLLKRNSGSFTPPALACLPLSTRDQTIGVLNVSFGTPEPLPSHRKRDLSIMSGVVANIVQTLLLRCEVDEKSASLHAKVLECEREIIDRLRVEEDRERLIGELQNALAEVKRLSGLLPICVNCKKIRNDEGYWEQVESYIRKHSEAEFSHGICPECAKVLYPEFRSSHSE
- a CDS encoding thioredoxin family protein: MEVIAIQPPCEICTKLFENVKKAVADAGVEAEIKKRWILSEDVLREFGLLLSPAMVIGGVVVSQGRLFKTEEIVGLLEGG